The Candidatus Koribacter versatilis Ellin345 genome has a segment encoding these proteins:
- a CDS encoding LacI family DNA-binding transcriptional regulator, which translates to MPPPRTSSDHKKPISLKRLAEHLGLSSATVSIVINRKPLSDMIPEETKTRIWEAASRFNYRPNIIARSLRQQRTYSIGVLLPEFSDGYSALVLSGIEDYLLGKGYAWLAASHRHKDELIREYPHLLYTRAVEGLITIDTPYDEHLPFPVVSVSGHQTIEGVTNIVLNHDRSAELAIGHLHELGHRRIAFIKGQSFSSDTQVRWDSIRKACRSFGITVDPQLVAQLEGVSPSPEPGYQAAKRILANKVDFTALFSFNDVSAIGAIRALQEADLHVPESVSVVGFDDIAVAAYHIPALTTIRQPLGHMGSLAAETLVERIAARGNEGPALLEVEPELVVRESTAPLSTAKAVPSGKG; encoded by the coding sequence ATGCCCCCTCCGCGGACATCGTCGGACCATAAAAAACCGATCAGTCTGAAGCGTCTCGCCGAGCATCTCGGGCTCTCTTCTGCCACTGTTTCCATCGTCATTAACCGCAAGCCCCTCTCCGACATGATCCCGGAAGAAACCAAGACCCGGATATGGGAAGCGGCGAGCCGTTTCAACTATCGGCCCAACATCATCGCTCGCTCTTTGCGCCAGCAGCGGACCTACTCCATCGGGGTTTTGCTGCCGGAGTTTAGCGACGGTTATTCCGCTTTGGTGCTAAGCGGCATTGAAGACTACCTTTTAGGGAAGGGGTATGCATGGCTGGCGGCAAGCCATCGTCACAAAGATGAATTGATCCGCGAATACCCGCACCTGCTTTACACCCGCGCGGTCGAGGGTTTGATAACCATCGACACCCCCTATGACGAGCATCTGCCGTTCCCCGTCGTGTCTGTTTCCGGACACCAGACCATCGAGGGCGTGACCAATATCGTGCTCAACCACGATCGCTCCGCGGAGCTTGCAATCGGTCATCTCCACGAGCTCGGCCATCGACGCATCGCCTTCATCAAAGGACAATCCTTCAGCTCCGATACCCAGGTCCGCTGGGATTCGATCCGCAAGGCTTGCCGGAGCTTCGGCATTACCGTTGACCCGCAACTCGTGGCACAGCTCGAAGGTGTGTCTCCTTCGCCGGAGCCGGGATACCAAGCCGCGAAACGCATCCTCGCCAACAAAGTCGACTTCACCGCGCTGTTCAGTTTTAACGACGTCTCCGCCATCGGCGCCATCCGCGCATTGCAGGAAGCCGACCTCCATGTTCCAGAAAGCGTATCCGTTGTCGGCTTCGACGACATCGCCGTCGCGGCCTACCACATCCCGGCATTGACCACCATCCGCCAGCCACTGGGTCACATGGGTTCACTCGCCGCCGAAACGCTGGTCGAGCGCATCGCTGCGCGCGGGAACGAAGGACCAGCACTGCTCGAGGTCGAACCCGAACTCGTCGTACGCGAATCGACCGCACCTCTTTCTACCGCCAAGGCCGTCCCTTCAGGCAAGGGATGA
- a CDS encoding TonB-dependent receptor: MSRRFTEITLFLSVLCLLLGTAYAQYGASLEGTVTDKSGAVVPGANVTITDQATSVSRNTVTSGSGFYRVTAMPPGMYTVSVEASSFGKSETKNVDVQAEKVRGLNITVSPAATQQSVDVSTEAAGLETESANVDGTITTKQVDRLPTYGRDPYSLLRLAPGVFGDASLAGNGTANWFPNSPGPGQNDQPGIFQNENFVQATANGQRASGNNFMIDGTSVNSLTWGGAAIITPNQESIQEITVVSSTYSAEDGRNSGAQVKVVSKSGTNNFHGSGFFKYDEPGLNAQNQWGGPTPGTPTEKVNVKARDFGGSIGGPIVKNKLFFFFSYEGGRYSNTNYSTQWVETPEFDQLLAATYPNSLIGQAVTLPGNAPRILNVIPQTDCSAVLGQGYTAPGCHVINGRLDVGSPIGTYGDYAPVFTAGSLGSGFDGVPDLEEAFIALPGTSKGNQYNLRVDYNLGSKDLLAFSGYMVPRNDVVATNSGRPNEDLTFEPRNKYGAILWNHTFSATLLNEFRVNATRFFTNQYDTNKNAYWGIPYLQIEQIPNNRINYGATQGTNAPLMAAQNQFEFRDNLSKNMGRHAFKMGGSFAMNQDNNDYEFGSQRPIFVYHELWNFFNGAPIYEGIDADPRSGQPTDVHKYFRQNDWALYFQDDWKITPKLTLNIGIRYEYFAPLTEKYGRLSNLYLGAAGPDALTTATVKTTDQLYPPDRNNFAPRLGFAWSPFSDAKTVIRGGVGVSYNRITDTMTGISRVNPPYLFRYGICCGTETGAFGTPYVGGQIDPNVVGTNYQSMYNYGPNPVLTNNFDPTTGLPITGSVEVWGAPQNMATPYIWNYSLDVQQELPWNMVLDIGYAGSETRKLLRIVNLDYIYSNAGSDTASHANPVYFPSTSANGNYSALLVNLNRRFSNGLQFIGKYRFSKSMDTVSGEGAGFETNQFWPLNQTWDYGPSDFDSTHNILFTALWDLPIYRNRHDWVGTLLGGWHVDGTYQYHSGFPWSPVQSNDCPTIPLIGSAPCPALVTAQYMNGKSGLANDDFLHGGIFPNALVTVTCPGGATATINQYFQPADCSQPPAGPPFIHRNSFRGPNYSTVDLAIGKTARLPWFGGESSQIDFRANLYNAFNRLNFEPFGYSSSATSINSNTFGQPQAALAGRVIDFQVRFTF, encoded by the coding sequence ATGTCTCGCCGTTTCACAGAAATCACCCTATTCCTGTCCGTATTGTGCCTGCTGTTGGGAACAGCGTATGCACAGTACGGCGCGAGCCTGGAAGGGACTGTCACCGACAAGTCGGGTGCAGTCGTCCCGGGCGCTAATGTCACGATTACTGACCAGGCCACATCGGTTTCGAGGAACACGGTCACCTCGGGATCTGGCTTTTATCGTGTGACCGCAATGCCGCCGGGCATGTACACGGTGAGCGTGGAAGCAAGCTCTTTCGGAAAATCTGAAACGAAGAACGTGGACGTACAGGCCGAGAAGGTGCGCGGCCTCAACATCACGGTGTCTCCCGCGGCCACGCAGCAATCGGTGGACGTGAGCACGGAAGCAGCGGGTCTGGAAACAGAATCGGCGAACGTGGATGGAACCATTACCACGAAGCAGGTAGACCGGCTGCCAACCTATGGACGCGATCCGTATTCGCTCCTGCGACTGGCGCCAGGCGTGTTCGGCGATGCTTCTCTCGCCGGGAATGGCACTGCGAACTGGTTTCCGAACTCACCAGGACCGGGACAGAACGACCAGCCTGGAATTTTCCAAAACGAAAACTTTGTGCAAGCCACGGCCAATGGCCAGCGCGCCAGCGGCAACAACTTCATGATTGACGGTACTAGCGTCAACAGCCTGACGTGGGGCGGCGCCGCGATCATCACGCCGAACCAGGAATCGATCCAGGAAATTACCGTCGTCTCGTCGACGTATTCGGCGGAAGACGGCCGCAACTCCGGCGCGCAGGTGAAAGTCGTGTCGAAGAGCGGCACCAACAACTTCCACGGCAGCGGTTTCTTCAAATACGACGAGCCGGGGCTGAATGCGCAGAACCAATGGGGCGGACCGACGCCGGGAACTCCAACGGAAAAAGTTAACGTAAAGGCGCGCGATTTCGGTGGCAGTATCGGTGGCCCGATTGTGAAGAACAAGTTGTTCTTCTTCTTCTCTTATGAAGGCGGCCGCTATTCGAACACCAACTACTCGACACAATGGGTCGAGACCCCTGAATTCGACCAGTTACTCGCCGCGACGTATCCGAACTCCCTGATCGGGCAAGCGGTGACGTTGCCGGGGAATGCTCCACGCATCCTGAACGTTATTCCGCAGACGGATTGCAGCGCAGTTCTTGGGCAGGGCTACACCGCACCTGGATGCCACGTTATCAACGGGCGCCTTGACGTGGGTTCGCCGATCGGCACCTACGGCGACTATGCTCCGGTATTCACGGCCGGCAGCTTGGGAAGTGGGTTCGACGGCGTTCCAGACCTGGAAGAGGCGTTCATTGCGCTGCCGGGCACCAGCAAGGGAAACCAATACAACCTGCGCGTGGATTACAACCTGGGCAGCAAGGACCTGCTGGCGTTCAGCGGATACATGGTTCCGCGTAACGACGTGGTCGCAACAAACAGCGGGCGTCCGAATGAAGACCTGACGTTCGAGCCGCGCAATAAGTACGGCGCGATTTTGTGGAACCACACCTTCTCGGCAACGTTGTTGAACGAATTCCGCGTAAATGCCACGCGGTTCTTCACCAACCAGTACGACACCAACAAGAATGCGTATTGGGGCATTCCTTACCTGCAGATCGAACAGATTCCGAACAACCGCATCAATTACGGCGCGACGCAGGGCACGAATGCTCCGCTGATGGCGGCGCAGAACCAATTTGAATTCCGTGACAATCTGAGCAAGAACATGGGACGTCACGCGTTCAAGATGGGCGGCTCGTTCGCGATGAACCAGGACAATAACGACTACGAATTCGGCAGCCAGCGTCCGATCTTCGTTTATCACGAGCTCTGGAACTTCTTTAACGGCGCTCCGATTTACGAAGGCATAGACGCTGATCCGCGCAGCGGCCAACCGACGGATGTACATAAGTACTTCCGCCAGAACGACTGGGCGCTGTACTTCCAGGACGATTGGAAGATCACGCCGAAATTGACGTTGAACATCGGCATTCGCTACGAGTACTTCGCACCGCTGACTGAGAAGTATGGACGGCTGAGCAATCTGTATCTCGGCGCGGCCGGCCCGGACGCGTTGACGACTGCGACTGTCAAAACAACGGATCAACTCTACCCACCAGACAGGAACAATTTTGCGCCTCGTCTCGGCTTTGCGTGGAGTCCGTTCTCCGACGCGAAAACTGTGATTCGCGGCGGTGTGGGTGTTTCCTATAACCGCATTACTGACACAATGACCGGCATTTCGCGCGTCAATCCGCCGTATCTGTTCCGCTATGGCATCTGCTGCGGAACCGAGACCGGCGCGTTCGGAACGCCTTACGTCGGCGGACAGATTGACCCTAACGTTGTGGGCACGAACTATCAATCGATGTACAACTACGGCCCGAATCCCGTGCTAACGAACAACTTCGATCCCACCACCGGATTGCCAATTACTGGATCGGTAGAAGTCTGGGGCGCGCCGCAGAACATGGCAACGCCGTACATCTGGAATTACTCACTGGATGTGCAGCAGGAGTTGCCTTGGAATATGGTGCTCGATATTGGCTATGCCGGCAGCGAAACCCGCAAGCTGCTGCGCATCGTCAACCTCGATTACATCTACAGCAACGCCGGCTCGGATACGGCTTCTCATGCGAACCCGGTGTACTTCCCATCGACGAGCGCAAACGGCAACTACAGTGCTTTGTTGGTTAACCTGAATCGCCGCTTCTCAAATGGACTCCAGTTCATCGGGAAGTATCGCTTCAGCAAGAGCATGGATACGGTGAGCGGAGAAGGCGCGGGCTTCGAGACCAACCAGTTCTGGCCTCTGAACCAGACCTGGGACTACGGTCCGTCCGACTTCGACTCGACGCACAACATCCTGTTCACGGCGTTGTGGGATCTGCCGATTTACCGGAACCGTCATGATTGGGTTGGTACCCTTCTCGGCGGCTGGCACGTCGATGGAACCTACCAATACCACTCCGGCTTCCCGTGGAGCCCGGTGCAGTCGAATGACTGCCCGACAATTCCATTGATCGGATCGGCTCCGTGTCCGGCGCTCGTAACCGCTCAGTACATGAACGGCAAATCGGGTTTGGCGAACGATGACTTCCTGCATGGCGGCATCTTCCCGAACGCGCTCGTAACCGTAACTTGCCCCGGCGGCGCAACGGCTACGATCAACCAGTACTTCCAGCCGGCGGACTGCTCGCAGCCTCCGGCGGGACCGCCGTTCATTCACCGCAACTCGTTCCGTGGACCGAATTACTCCACGGTTGACCTTGCTATCGGTAAAACCGCACGCCTGCCCTGGTTTGGTGGCGAAAGTTCGCAAATCGACTTCCGCGCCAACCTCTACAACGCCTTCAACCGGCTCAACTTCGAACCGTTTGGCTATTCCTCGTCGGCAACGTCGATCAATAGCAATACGTTCGGGCAGCCGCAGGCGGCTTTGGCAGGACGCGTAATCGACTTCCAGGTGCGCTTCACCTTCTAA
- a CDS encoding MFS transporter — MKRFLITIHAIYVLVGIANTMLGPLLPLLAARWQLSDRQSGMFFLVQFVGGFAGAICSTNLAKRFPLHSIASAGLFLTAIGFAGLAAPAQLVAYVSIFANGFGLGLVSPTLTAAVSEAVPQHRAAVLNLLNFVWALGAITAPNLVLIALRQSGFSVPGMLRGFGLVLAITALLVPRVITTRPAEEAVAAELPSSTWRLIVACGVLIFVYVGIENGVAGWLPTFATRVHRFTVERSALLQDTFWTTFLIGRFCAPAVLRVVAERMLLTLSVCLAAIGTALLLTTNSPQILFVAVMAIGVGCAPVFPTAIALLSHRLSGQSGTKLGYMFASAGLGAAFFPYCIGALSSATNSLRIGMCLLLFYECALLMAHFTMSYFAARTTSSAIQIRTQGA, encoded by the coding sequence ATGAAACGCTTTCTCATCACCATCCACGCCATCTATGTGCTGGTTGGGATCGCCAACACCATGCTCGGTCCTCTGTTGCCGCTGCTTGCGGCACGCTGGCAGCTGAGCGACCGCCAATCGGGAATGTTCTTCCTCGTGCAGTTCGTCGGAGGTTTCGCCGGGGCAATCTGCTCCACGAATCTGGCGAAGCGCTTCCCACTGCACTCCATCGCCAGCGCTGGTCTTTTTCTCACTGCCATCGGATTCGCCGGCCTTGCCGCTCCCGCGCAGTTGGTAGCCTACGTCAGCATCTTCGCGAACGGATTCGGATTGGGCTTGGTTTCCCCGACTCTCACCGCCGCGGTCAGCGAAGCTGTCCCGCAACACCGCGCCGCCGTGCTCAATCTATTGAATTTTGTTTGGGCATTGGGCGCGATCACCGCACCGAACCTTGTCCTCATCGCCTTGCGTCAGAGCGGATTCTCGGTTCCCGGGATGTTGCGCGGGTTCGGCCTGGTGCTCGCGATCACCGCGTTACTCGTGCCACGAGTCATCACCACGCGGCCCGCTGAAGAAGCCGTCGCCGCCGAACTGCCGTCAAGCACGTGGCGGCTCATCGTCGCCTGTGGTGTCTTGATCTTCGTCTACGTCGGCATCGAAAATGGCGTCGCCGGATGGCTCCCAACCTTCGCCACGCGCGTCCATCGCTTCACCGTCGAACGCTCCGCGCTACTTCAGGACACCTTCTGGACCACATTCCTCATCGGACGCTTCTGCGCTCCCGCCGTACTACGCGTCGTCGCCGAAAGAATGCTGCTCACGCTTTCCGTTTGTCTCGCGGCCATCGGCACCGCCCTGTTGCTCACAACGAACTCGCCCCAGATCCTATTTGTTGCGGTAATGGCAATCGGTGTCGGCTGCGCACCTGTTTTCCCAACTGCGATCGCGCTCCTCTCCCATCGCCTCTCCGGACAATCCGGCACCAAGCTTGGATATATGTTCGCTTCTGCCGGACTCGGCGCCGCATTCTTCCCCTACTGCATCGGCGCTCTTTCTTCCGCAACCAACAGCCTGCGCATTGGGATGTGCTTGTTGCTGTTCTATGAATGCGCTCTCTTGATGGCCCACTTCACCATGTCCTACTTCGCGGCACGCACCACGTCGTCGGCCATTCAGATTCGCACCCAAGGCGCGTAG